In Kiritimatiellia bacterium, a single genomic region encodes these proteins:
- a CDS encoding ribose-phosphate pyrophosphokinase, with protein MKLLSGNSHPALAKAIAEYIGEPLGGVQISRFPDGEIFVKIVENIRGQDVFIVQPTCMPPNENIMELLIMIDAAKRASAARITPVIPFYGYGRQDRKDQPRVPITAKLIANLLVAAGADRLIAMDFHAQQIQGFFDIPVDHLYAAPVIVKHLRQRNLQDLVVVSPDPGGLKMAYAYANMLGAGLAIVGKQRKSATEVEAISIVGDVSGRNALLVDDLTTTAGTLTSAAVLLKQHGAISVKAAVTHCLLTDLGVERLKASPIEELITTDSVPPRTFDGFKVTILSVAELLGEAILRVHNNQSVTSLFRV; from the coding sequence GTGAAATTACTGTCTGGCAATTCGCATCCGGCTCTGGCGAAGGCGATCGCCGAATACATCGGCGAGCCGCTCGGCGGTGTGCAGATCAGCCGGTTTCCGGACGGGGAGATCTTTGTCAAGATTGTTGAGAACATCCGCGGGCAGGATGTGTTCATCGTCCAGCCGACGTGCATGCCGCCGAACGAGAATATCATGGAGCTGCTGATCATGATCGATGCGGCGAAGCGCGCGTCGGCGGCAAGGATCACACCCGTCATTCCCTTCTACGGATATGGCCGACAGGACCGCAAGGACCAGCCCCGCGTGCCCATCACGGCCAAGCTGATTGCGAATTTGCTCGTCGCGGCAGGGGCCGATCGCCTGATCGCCATGGATTTCCATGCGCAGCAGATTCAGGGCTTTTTTGACATTCCGGTCGACCACCTCTACGCGGCGCCCGTGATCGTCAAACACCTGCGGCAGAGGAACCTTCAGGATCTCGTGGTCGTTTCTCCAGACCCGGGCGGGCTGAAAATGGCCTATGCGTACGCCAACATGCTTGGCGCCGGCCTGGCGATCGTGGGTAAACAGCGGAAGAGCGCCACCGAGGTGGAGGCAATCAGCATCGTCGGCGATGTCAGTGGAAGGAATGCGCTGCTGGTCGACGATCTCACAACCACGGCGGGAACGCTGACCAGCGCGGCAGTGCTGCTGAAGCAGCACGGCGCGATATCGGTCAAAGCGGCCGTCACCCATTGTCTGCTGACGGACCTTGGCGTCGAGCGGCTCAAGGCGTCTCCGATTGAGGAGTTGATCACGACGGACAGCGTGCCGCCCCGCACCTTCGACGGGTTCAAGGTCACCATCTTGTCCGTCGCGGAGTTGCTGGGAGAGGCAATCCTGCGGGTGCACAACAATCAGTCGGTTACGTCGTTGTTTCGAGTGTAG